The following coding sequences are from one Ornithorhynchus anatinus isolate Pmale09 chromosome 11, mOrnAna1.pri.v4, whole genome shotgun sequence window:
- the ARHGAP27 gene encoding rho GTPase-activating protein 27, with translation MWEEPSLLEMQPDPNSPCSPLDPRPPTPETDYPGALDGYPAEDYFPRDDDDGAPLSPQLCEDEVSSPGWQCQTADDGQRFYTSLYSQGLWIESEDEQGKPYFYNPDERLSLWELPQVQIPSPHSLPKASSESSLDSGHVGPWPEPNKPEEKVKTLDKAGVLFRTRTVDRGKRLRKKNWSSSWTVLEGGVLTFFKDSKTSTASGLRQPSTLSTPEFTVELRGAVVSSASRDKSSKKNVLELKSRDGSEYLIRHDSETIIDNWHIAIAEGIRSAELPPESENTSSSGAGERLDGGRDKREEEDRRHLGHSQAAAPPGPENLDSHKVGYKLRKFLLRRPTLQALRDKGYIKDQVFGCSLPVLCEREKRSVPAFVQQCIQAVEARGLDIDGLYRISGNLATIQKLRYRVDHEEHLDLQDGRWEDVHILTGALKLFFRELPEPLFPFSHFQQFIAAVKLQDPAQRSRCTRDLVRTLPSVNQNTMRVLFQHLCRVVEHQEENRMSVQSVAIVFGPTLLKPERDEGNMTVNMVFQNQLVELMLQQCHYIFPEA, from the exons ATGTGGGAGGAGCCTAGCCTCCTGGAGATGCAACCCGACCCGAACAGTCCCTGCAGCCCCCTAGATCCGAGG CCCCCTACGCCGGAGACGGACTACCCTGGCGCTCTGGATGGCTACCCTGCCGAGGACTACTTCCCCAGGGACGATGACGATGGCGCTCCCCTGTCCCCGCAGCTCTGTGAGGATGAGGTCTCGTCTCCTGGATGGCAGTGCCAAACTGCAGACGATGGGCAGAGATTCTATACGAGCCTCTACTCACAGGGCCTG TGGATCGAGTCTGAAGATGAGCAGGGAAAACCATATTTCTACAATCCAGATGAACGTTTGTCCCTGTGGGAGCTGCCGCAG GTCCAGATCCCcagcccccattccctccccaaggCCAGCAGTGAATCCAGCCTGGACAGTGGCCACGTGGGACCCTGGCCGGAGCCCAACAAGCCCGAAGAGAAG GTAAAGACCCTTGATAAAGCTGGCGTTCTCTTCCGGACCAGAACTGTGGACAGAGGGAAGCGTCTGCG AAAGAAGAACTGGAGCTCATCCTGGACAGTGCTGGAAGGTGGCGTGCTGACCTTCTTTAAGGATTCGAAGACCTCGACAGCCAGCGGTTTG AGGCAACCATCCACGCTGTCCACGCCTGAGTTCACGGTGGAGCTGCGGGGTGCGGTCGTGTCCTCGGCGTCCAGGGATAAGTCCAGCAAGAAAAACGTCCTTGAG CTGAAGAGCAGAGATGGCTCCGAGTACCTGATCCGGCACGACTCAGAGACCATCATTGACAACTGGCACATTGCAATCGCTGAAGGCATCCGG TCTGCCGAATTGCCTCCCGAGAGCGAGAACACGTCCAGTTCTGGGGCTGGTGAGAGGCTGGATGGCGGAAGggataagagggaggaagaggacagaaggCACCTAG GTCACTCCCAGGCCGCCGCCCCCCCTGGCCCCGAGAATCTTGATTCCCACAAAGTTGGCTACAAACTGCGCAAGTTTCTGCTGCGGAGGCCCACCCTGCAGGCCCTGCGGGACAAGGGCTACATCAAAG ACCAGGTGTTCGGCTGTTCCCTGCCTGTACTGTGCGAGCGAGAGAAGAGGTCGGTCCCAGCCTTCGTGCAACAGTGCATCCAGGCTGTGGAAGCTCGGG GGCTGGACATCGATGGGCTGTACCGCATCAGCGGGAACCTGGCCACCATTCAGAAACTGCGCTACAGAGTGGATCATG aggaGCATCTTGACCTGCAGGACGGGCGCTGGGAAGATGTCCACATCCTAACTGGGGCCCTGAAACTCTTCTTCCGGGAGCTACCTGAGCCTCTCTTCCCGTTCAGCCACTTTCAGCAGTTCATCGCGGCCGTCA AGCTGCAGGATCCTGCCCAGCGGAGCCGCTGCACCCGTGACCTTGTGCGCACTCTCCCTTCAGTCAACCAGAACACCATGCGTGTCCTCTTTCAGCACCTGTGCCG GGTTGTCGAGCACCAGGAGGAGAACCGCATGTCCGTGCAGAGCGTGGCCATCGTGTTCGGGCCGACGCTGCTGAAGCCTGAGCGGGATGAAGGCAACATGACTGTGAACATGGTGTTCCAGAACCAGCTGGTGGAGCTGATGCTGCAGCAGTGCCACTACATCTTCCCCGAGGCCTGA